The following proteins are co-located in the Alphaproteobacteria bacterium GM7ARS4 genome:
- the aspS gene encoding aspartate--tRNA(Asn) ligase: MEERTLIARLPSQVGSEVVIHGFVDSVRDQKNVQFVIVRDHTGKAQIVHGKEDKESSMTQEISALTPESAVTVRGSVIKASQVTLGGVEIHAKSLFVQGMAETPLPIADDSVLEKQMDWRHVSLRHPKNALTFRVQTTMEHAMRAYWAQNGFIELHSPKLMGTASESGAELFELSYFNDKTAYLAQSPQFYKQMAMAAGFDKVFEIGPVFRANPSFTSRHDTEFTSVDVELSWIESYKDVMAMEEEWIVFFLQAVKQAHGDTIKDVCASEVVIPQRPFPRLTLAQARDVLEKKGHVIGHKADLDPQGERLLSDYIRDTHGHEFVFVTDYPTSVRPFYHMRDPNNPDVTLSYDLLWKGIEITTGAQREHRLDILTRQAIEKGVAIEPLTSYLNFFRYGCPPHGGFGLGLTRLLMVMLNASNVREVTYLYRGPHRLSP; this comes from the coding sequence ATGGAAGAACGAACTCTTATAGCGCGCCTCCCGTCTCAGGTAGGCTCTGAGGTTGTCATTCATGGCTTTGTGGACTCCGTTCGTGACCAGAAGAACGTCCAATTCGTCATCGTGCGCGACCATACGGGAAAGGCGCAAATTGTTCATGGCAAGGAGGATAAAGAGTCCTCTATGACGCAAGAGATAAGCGCCCTCACGCCAGAATCTGCCGTGACGGTGCGAGGCTCTGTCATCAAGGCGTCTCAGGTGACGTTGGGCGGGGTAGAGATTCATGCAAAAAGTCTCTTTGTGCAGGGGATGGCTGAGACGCCTCTTCCCATTGCCGATGACTCCGTCCTTGAGAAACAGATGGATTGGCGACATGTCAGTTTGCGTCATCCAAAGAATGCGTTGACCTTTCGGGTGCAAACAACGATGGAGCATGCGATGCGCGCCTATTGGGCGCAAAACGGATTCATTGAACTTCATTCACCAAAACTCATGGGGACGGCAAGCGAGTCGGGAGCGGAACTTTTCGAACTCTCTTACTTTAATGATAAAACAGCCTATCTTGCTCAATCGCCTCAATTCTATAAACAAATGGCGATGGCGGCGGGTTTCGACAAAGTCTTTGAGATTGGGCCTGTCTTTCGCGCCAATCCTTCTTTTACGTCACGGCATGACACGGAATTTACCTCTGTGGATGTAGAGCTCTCGTGGATAGAGAGCTATAAGGATGTGATGGCGATGGAGGAAGAGTGGATTGTTTTTTTCTTACAAGCCGTCAAGCAAGCCCATGGTGATACCATCAAAGATGTTTGTGCCAGTGAGGTCGTGATTCCGCAACGTCCTTTCCCGCGTCTGACTCTTGCCCAAGCTCGTGACGTCCTTGAAAAAAAGGGACATGTCATAGGGCATAAGGCGGATTTAGATCCACAGGGGGAGCGTCTGTTGAGCGACTATATACGTGATACGCATGGCCATGAATTCGTCTTTGTGACGGACTATCCCACCTCTGTGCGTCCCTTTTATCATATGCGTGACCCAAACAATCCCGATGTCACACTGAGCTATGACTTGTTATGGAAGGGTATAGAGATCACAACGGGTGCGCAACGTGAACACAGGCTCGACATCCTCACACGCCAAGCCATTGAGAAGGGTGTTGCCATTGAGCCTCTCACCTCTTATCTCAATTTTTTTAGGTATGGGTGTCCTCCCCATGGGGGTTTTGGTCTTGGCTTGACACGCTTGCTGATGGTTATGCTTAATGCCAGCAATGTGCGTGAGGTGACGTATCTTTATCGAGGGCCGC